The genomic DNA CATCTGCTATGCGCTGAAAACGCTGCTGGCCTGCATGATTTGCTATGTCTTTTACTCCGGCGTCGACTGGGAAGGGATCCACACCTGCATGCTGACCTGCGTGATTGTCGCCAACCCCAGCATCGGATCGTCGTATCAGAAAATGGCGCTACGCTTCGGCGGCGCAGTCTGCGGCGCTGTACTGGCGCTATTGGTCACCATTTTCATCATGCCGTGGCTGGATAACATCGCCGAGCTGCTGTGTCTGCTGGCCCCCATTTTCCTGTTCGGCGCATGGATCGCTACCGGATCGGAACGATCGTCCTATATCGGCACCCAGATGATCGTCACCTTTGCGCTGGCGACGGTCGAAAACGTCTTTGGCCCGGCTTACGATCTGACCGAAATACGCGATCGCGCCGTCGGTATTCTGATTGGCACCGCCGTTTCCGCCGTCGTGTATACCTTTGTCTGGCCGGAAAGCGAAGCCCAGGCTCTGCCGAAAAAGCTGGCCGCCGCACTGGGTATGCTTGGCAAAATGCTGCGTCTTCCGCAGCAGGAACCCGCGACCCAGCGCAGCTATTTACAGCTGCGCATCGGCTGCCATGCAGCCTTTAATGCCTGTGAAGAAATGGCCGAACGCGTCGCGCTGGAGCATCAGCTTGACGCCGACGCGCGAAGCGCGCTGCTGGCCAACAGCCGCGCCGTTATCGCCTGCGGTCGCGAGATCCTCTACCGCTGGGAGGGCGCTTCCGCTCCCGAGCCTCGGCTCGCCGAAGCCCTGGAGCACTACGCCGCAAGTCTGGAAAATGGCATCACGGCGTCGGTAGCCCCTTTTGAATATCCCCCTTCACTCGCCGCGCATGCCCAAGGCGTGATGCAGCAGATAGCCCATTTACCCGACTGGACTCACCGGGCGGCCCTTCCGGCCGGAAAACAGGCGCAAGGAACCCCATGACCATGATCCGTTCTCTTTCTCCTTTACTCCTTTGCAGTCTGCTTGCGAGCACGACGGTGCTCTCAGGCTGCGCGCTGATCCGCGAAGATGCCTCGCCGCATCAGCAGCTGGCGCCGGAGCAAATCAAACTGGCCGATGACATCCACCTGGCCAGTAGCGGCTGGCCGCAGGCGCAGTGGTGGCGGCAGTTTAACGACCCACAGCTGGCGGCGCTGATAGACAAAACGCTCTCCGGTTCCCACACCCTTACTGAAGCTAGGCTGCGTGAAGAACAAGCGCAGTCTCAGGCCGAACTGCTGGAGGGCGGCTCGCAGCTGCAAATGGCGGCACTAGGCATGATTAACCGCCAGCGAGCCTCCGCCAACGGCTTTCTTGGCCCCTATGCGCTGGATGCGCCGAAGCTTGGTATGGATGGCCCATACTACACGCAGGCCACCGTTGGCCTGGTCGCCGGGCTGAATCTCGATCTGTGGGGCGAGCACCGTTCGGCCGTCGCAGCGGCCATCGGCGCGCAAAACGCGGCCGTCGCAGAAACTGCCGCCGTCGAACTGTCGCTTTCGGTGGCCGTCGCGCAGCTGTACTACAGCATGCAGGCCAGCTATCAGATGCTCGACCTGCTGGAGCAAACCCGCGATGTGATTGATTACGCGGTACGAGCGCATCAGAGCAAAGTGGCCCAGGGGCTGGAAGCGAAGGTGCCGTATCACGGCGCACGGGCGCAGATGCTGGCCGTCGATAAGCAAATCGCCGCAGCCAAAGGCCAGCTCAAAGAGACGCGCGAATCGCTACGCGCGCTGGTGGGCGCGGGGGCCGATACGCGGTTAGACATCAAGCCAACGGCGCTGCCACAGGTACAGACGGGGATCCCGGCAACGCTCTCCTACCAACTGCTCGCTCGCCGGCCGGATCTTCAGGCCATGCGCTGGTACGTGCAGGCCTCGCTCGATCGGGTCGATGCCGCGCGGGCCCTATTCTACCCCAGCTTCGATATCAAAATGTTCTTCGGCCTTGATGCGATTCATATCAACGATCTGTTTAAGGGGACCAGCCGACAAATTAACTTTATCCCCGGCCTGCGCCTGCCGCTGTTTGACGGCGGTCGCCTCAACGCCAACCTGAAAAACACCCGTGCCGCCAGCAACATGATGATAGAACGCTACAACCAGTCGGTACTGAATGCGGTGCGCGATGTCGCCATTAACGGTACCCGTCTGCAAACGCTCAACGACGAGCGGATGATGCAGGCCGAACGGGTAGATGCCACCCGCTATACCCAGAGCGCCGCCGAAGCCGCTTTTGGCCGCGGTCTCGGCAGCCGCCTGCAGGCAACCGAAGCGCGTCTGCCGGTGCTTGCCGAGCAGATGTCACTGCTGATAATCGATACCCAACGCGTGATTCAGAGCATCCAGCTGATCAAATCGCTGGGCGGCGGCTATCAGGCCGCCCCCGGCGAGTAGGCCTGATAAGCCTAGCGCCATCAGGTAGCTGGCGCAGGTTGCCGGGTGGCGGCTTCGCCTTATCCGCCCTACAGGTCTCAGGCCCGTCAGGCAGTCCCCGCCGCGTGATTACCGTCACGCGGCTTTTCCCTTCGACACGTCAAATATGACGACAGCCTGTTTTTCGTCAGGGTTTTGCCCAGAAATCACCCGTATTATCAGGGAATGCCCACAATAAAAAAGTGGCATAAAAGATGCATACTGAGGGCGACAGCGCGTATGCGCGATTTGATTAACTGGAGCGAGACCGATGAAAAAAGTCGTCACGGTTTGCCCGTATTGCGCATCAGGTTGCAAAATCAACCTGGTGGTCGATAACGGAAAAATCGTCCGGGCAGAGGCGGCTCAGGGGAAAACCAACCAGGGTACCCTGTGTCTGAAAGGCTATTACGGCTGGGACTTTATTAACGATACCCAGATCCTGACGCCACGTCTGAAAACCCCCATGATTCGTCGCCAGCGTGGCGGCAAGCTGGAATCCGTCTCCTGGGACGAGGCGCTGAATTACGTTGCCGATCGCCTGAGCGCGATCAAAGCGAAATACGGCCCGGATGCTATTCAGACAACCGGTTCCTCACGCGGAACGGGTAACGAAACAAACTACGTCATGCAAAAATTCGCGCGCGCCGTTATTGGTACCAATAACGTCGACTGCTGCGCACGTGTCTGACACGGCCCTTCGGTTGCAGGTCTGCACCAATCGGTCGGTAACGGCGCAATGAGTAACGGCATCAATGAAATTGATGGCACTGACTTAGTCTTTATTTTCGGCTACAACCCGGCGGATTCTCACCCTATCGTGGCGAATCACGTCATTAACGCCAAACGTAACGGGGCGAAAATCATCGTTTGCGATCCGCGTAAAATTGAAACCGCGCGCATTGCCGACATGCACATTGCTTTAAGAAACGGCTCAAATATCGCGCTGCTTAACGCGATGGGGCACGTCATAATTGAAGAAAATCTGTACGACCAGGCGTTTGTCGCTAACCGTACCGAAGGTTTTGAAGAGTACCGTAAGATTGTCGAAGGCTACACGCCAGAGTCCGTCGAAGACATTACCGGCGTCAGCGCGCAGGAAATTCGTCAGGCGGCGCGGATGTATGCCAGCGCCAAAAGCGCGGCGATTCTGTGGGGTATGGGCGTCACCCAGTTCTATCAGGGCGTAGAAACCGTGCGTTCCCTGACCAGCCTCGCCATGCTGACCGGCAACCTCGGTAAGCCAAGCGTCGGCGTTAACCCTGTCCGCGGCCAGAACAACGTTCAGGGCGCGTGCGATATGGGCGCGCTGCCGGATACCTATCCGGGCTATCAGTACGTGAAAGATCCGGCCAACCGCGAGAAGTTCGCCAAGGCCTGGGGCGTGGAAAGCCTGCCTGCGCACACCGGCTATCGCATCAGCGAACTGCCGCACCGCGCGGCGCATGGCGAAGTTCGCGCGGCGTACATTATGGGTGAGGACCCGTTACAGACCGATGCCGAACTCTCTGCGGTACGTAAAGGGTTCGAAGATCTGGAACTGGTTATCGTCCAGGATATCTTTATGACCAAAACCGCGGCGGCGGCGGATGTGATTTTACCGTCAACGTCCTGGGGTGAGCATGAAGGCGTCTTCACCGCGGCGGACCGTGGCTTCCAGCGCTTCTTTAAAGCCGTGGAGCCGAAGTGGGATCTGAAAACGGACTGGCAGATTATCAGTGAAATCGCCACCCGTATGGGCTACCCGATGCATTACAACAACACCCAGGAAATCTGGGACGAGTTGCGCCATCTGTGCCCGGATTTCTACGGTGCCACCTACGAGAAGATGGGCGAACTGGGCTTTATCCAGTGGCCTTGCCGCGATACTTCGGATGCCGACCAGGGGACGACCTACCTCTTCAAAGAGAAGTTCGACACCCCGAACGGCCTGGCGCAGTTCTTCACCTGCGACTGGGTAGCGCCTATCGACAAGCTCACCGAAGAGTATCCGATGGTACTGTCGACGGTGCGTGAAGTCGGCCACTACTCCTGCCGTTCGATGACCGGCAACTGTGCGGCGCTGGCGGCGCTGGCGGATGAACCGGGCTATGCCCAGATCAACACCGCCGATGCGGCGCGTTTAGGCATTGAGGATGAAGCGCTGGTGTGGGTGAACTCCCGCAAAGGCAAAATCATCACCCGTGCGGCAGTTAGCGACCGTCCGAACAAAGGCGCGATTTACATGACCTACCAGTGGTGGATTGGGGCCTGTAATGAACTGGTAACCGAGAACCTGAGCCCGATTACCAAAACGCCTGAGTATAAATACTGCGCCGTCAACGTTGAGCCGATTGCCGACCAGCGTGCCGCAGAGCAGTATGTTATTGATGAGTATAATAAGCTGAAGGCTCGCCTGCGCGAAAGCGCAATGGGCTAAGCGGACTCGTTTCAACGCCCCCATTCGGGGGCGTTTTTTTATCCTCGTATTCTCTTTATACTGCCCACTTCCTCGACCACCTACATAAAACAATGAAACGACTTTTAGCACTGCTGTGGCTCGCCACGCTGTCAGTACACGCCGAAGAGCCGGGCAGCCAGTATCAACAGGCCGCCGAGGCCGGAGACGCGCGCGCGCAGTATTATCTGGCCGATACCTGGTTTAGCTCAGGCGATTTGAGTAAAGCCGAATTCTGGGCGCAGAAATCCGCCGACGCCGGCGATGCCGACGCCTGCGCGCTGCTGGCGCAGATCAAAATCACTAATCCGGTTAGCCTGGATTATCCGGCGGCCAGAGCGCTGGCGGAGAAAGCTACCCACGCAGGTAGCAAAGCCGGTGAGGTCATCCTGGCGCGAATTTTAATTAACAGCCAGGCGGGCAAGACCGACTACCCGCGCGCCATCAACCTGCTACAGCAGGCATCGATGAATACTGAAAACGACTTTGCGGTCGATGCGCAGATGCTGCTGGGGCTGCTTTACGCCAACGGCGTAGGCGTGAAAGAAGACGATGAAAAAGCCACCGACTACTTCAAAAATAGCTCGGCGCTGTCACGTACCGGCTATGCCGAATACTGGGCAGGCATGATGTTCCAGAGCGGTGAGAAAGGGTTTATCACGCCCAATAAACAAAAGGCGCTACAGTGGCTGAATCTGAGCTGTACGGAAGGGTTTGATACCGGCTGCGAGGAGTTTGATAAGTTAAGCTCTGAGTAGGTCGGATAAGGTCTCGCCGCCATCCGGCAATGTACGCAGGCTTGCCTGATGGCGCTACGCTTATCAGTCCTACAAAACCACAAAAATAACAACGCCGGGCATGCCCGGCGTTGTTGTTTCTTTTCTATTACTGATCGGCAGTTTTATCAAACTTGCCCAGCATTTCGCGCTCGTAGGCCAGCGCTTTTTTGCGGTCAAATTTGTGTTCCCACTTGGCAATCACCAGCACCGCCAGCGCATTACCGACCACGTTCAGCGCGGTACGCGCCATGTCGAGAATACGGTCAACCCCAGCAATAAAGGCCAGGCCTTCCAGCGGAATGCCTACGCTGCCCAGCGTAGCCAGCAGCACCACAAAGGAGACGCCCGGTACGCCGGCAATCCCTTTTGAGGTCACCATCAGCGTCAGAACCAGTACGATTTCCTGCCAGATGGACAGATCGATACCATACAGCTGGGCAATAAAGATAGCCGCGATGCTCTGGTACAGCGTAGAGCCATCGAGGTTAAAGGAGTAACCGGTCGGCACCACGAAACTGGTGATTGACGCCGGCGCGCCGTACGCTTCCATCTTCTCAATAATACGCGGCAGCACGCTCTCGGAGCTGGCCGTAGAGTAAGCCAGAATCAGCTCGTCCTTCAGGATGCGAATCAGGATCCAGATTTTAAGCCCGCAAATGCGCGCCACAATACCCAGAACCACCAGCGCAAAGAACAGAATCGCAAAGTGCACCAGCAGCACCAGCTTGGCCAGCGGCCACAGCGAGGCGAAGCCAAAGTTAGCGACCGTGACGGCAATCAGCGCGAACACGCCGACCGGCGCGTAGCGCATAACCATATGGGTCACTTTAAACATGGTTTCGGAAATTGAACGGAATACCGTCACCAGCGGCTCACGGTGCGTCGCGGGCAGCGAAGAAAGGCCCAGGCCAAACAGCACCGAGAAGAAGATGATCGGCAGCATATCGCCTTTCGCCATGGAGGCGATGATATTGGTCGGCACCAGCGACAGAATCGTGCCCATCAGGCCATGCGCGTGGCTCTGCACTTCTGCCGTTGTGCTCTGGTATTTCGAAATATCCACCGTCGCCAGCTGCGACATATCAATACCGGCACCCGGCTGGAACACGTTGGCCATGGTGATACCGATAATGATCGCAATCGTCGTGATCACTTCGAAATAGATGATGGTTTTAGCGCCAATTCGCCCCAACTGTTTTGCATCGCCAACGCCGGCTATTCCGACAATCAGCGTCGAAATAACAATCGGCACCACAATCATTTTAATCAGATGGATGAAAATATCGCCAGCCGGGGACAGCAGATTCATAACCAGCCAGTCACGGCTATCGCTATGATAATGCAGATAACTACCCAGAATAATACCCAGCACGAGGGCGATGAGAATTTGCCAGGCTAAGCTGACACGTGTTTTCTTCATAACGGCAAACTTCCTCAATGAAAAACACCATGCCATACAGGAATGGTATTCACTTGAAAGGGGGTGATTTGTGTTGCGTTTACTTTTAGAGGTTTTTAACGCGCAGTATCAGTATCATCTGTACGGTGTCTCGCGCAACCCTTTCAGAACAGGGCTTTTCACTGACAAAAATCATATTACTGCTAATTTCCACCAGTAATTATTTATAAGTTTTTGTTATAAAAACAAAATTTTTCCTCCATTTTCTATAAATCCCCTTCCGTAATTATTTTCGTTCAAAGATTCAAGTGAACGTTATTTGAACAATTCCAATAATGCGTGATCTGCCGCGCAAATAGTAAACAAAGCGACACGCGCCTCTGTTATTAACTTTTATGAGACATATTATTAACATCTTACAAGGAGAAAAAAAGCATGAGCCAAATTCATAAACACCCTATTCCTGCAAATATTGCAGACCGCTGCCTGATAAACCCGGAGCAATACCTGGCCAAATACCACCAGTCAGTCACCAACCCGGACGCGTTCTGGGGTGAAGAGGGAAAGATCCTCGACTGGATTCGGCCGTATACGAAAGTTAAAAACACCTCCTTTGCTCCCGGCAATGTCTCCATCAAATGGTACGAAGACGGTACGCTGAACCTGGCGGCTAACTGTCTCGACCGCCACCTGGCAACCCGCGGCGACCAGACCGCCATCATCTGGGAAGGCGACGATGCCAGCCAAAGTAAACACATTAGCTATCGCGAACTGCACCGCGATGTTTGCCGCTTCGCCAATACCCTGCTCTCTCTGGGCGTGAAAAAAGGCGACGTGGTGGCTATCTATATGCCGATGGTGCCGGAAGCGGCGGTGGCCATGCTGGCCTGCGCCCGCATTGGTGCCATCCACTCGGTGATCTTCGGCGGCTTCTCGCCGGAGGCGGTGGCCGGTCGCATTATTGATTCCAGCGCCCGCCTGGTCATTACCTCTGATGAAGGCGTGCGTGCCGGACGTAATGTGCCGCTGAAAAGGAACGTCGATGACGCGCTGAAAAACCCGAACGTCAAAACTATCGAAAACGTGGTGGTGCTCAAGCGCACCGGCGGCAACATCGATTGGTACGAAGGCCGCGACCTGTGGTGGCATGACCTGCTGGAAAACGCCAGCGACCAGCACCAGCCGGAAGAGATGAACGCCGAAGACCCGCTGTTTATCCTTTATACCTCGGGCTCCACCGGCAAGCCGAAAGGCGTGCTGCACACCACCGGCGGCTATCTGGTGTACGCCGCAACCACCTTTAAATATGTCTTCGACTACCATCAGGGCGACATCTACTGGTGTACCGCCGACGTGGGTTGGGTTACCGGCCACAGCTATCTGTTGTACGGACCGCTGGCCTGCGGCGCCACGACGCTAATGTTTGAAGGCGTGCCTAACTGGCCAACCCCGGCGCGCATGTGCCAGGTGGTTGATAAACATAAAGTGAATATTCTCTATACCGCACCAACCGCCATCCGCGCGCTGATGGCCGAGGGCGATAAAGCGACGACGGGCACCGATCGTTCATCGCTGCGCATCCTGGGTTCCGTAGGTGAGCCAATTAACCCGGAAGCCTGGGAATGGTACTGGAAGCAGATCGGCAACGAGAAGTGCCCGGTGATGGACACCTGGTGGCAGACCGAAACCGGCGGCTTCATGATTACGCCGCTGCCGGGCGCTATCGAGCTGAAAGCGGGCTCCGCCAGCCGTCCGTTCTTCGGCGTACAACCCGCGCTGGTGGATAACGAAGGCCATCCGCAGGAAGGGGCGACCGAAGGCAACCTGGTTATCACCGACTCCTGGCCGGGCCAGGCGCGTACCCTGTTTGGCGACCACGAGCGCTTTGAGCAAACCTACTTCTCCACCTTCAAAAACATGTACTTCAGCGGCGACGGCGCGCGTCGTGATGAAGATGGCTACTACTGGATCACCGGCCGCGTCGATGACGTGCTGAACGTCTCCGGCCACCGCCTTGGGACTGCAGAAATTGAATCGGCGCTGGTATCGCATCCGAAGATTGCCGAAGCGGCCGTCGTCGGCATTCCGCACAGCATTAAAGGCCAGGCCATCTACGCCTACGTCACGCTGAACCACGGCGAAGAGCCGACGCCAGCGCTGTACGCCGAGGTACGCAACTGGGTGCGTAAAGAGATTGGCCCGCTGGCAACACCGGACGTGCTGCACTGGACCGACTCGCTGCCCAAAACCCGTTCTGGCAAAATCATGCGCCGCATTCTGCGCAAGATCGCTGCGGGCGACACCAGCAACCTCGGCGATACCTCAACGCTCGCCGATCCTGGCGTGGTGGATAAACTGCTGGAAGAGAAGCAGGCCATCACGATGCCGTCATAACGACAGTTTGCCCGGTGGCACTGTGCTCACCGGGCCTACGCGAATTGTAGGCCGGATAAGACGCCAGTCGCCATC from Klebsiella sp. WP3-W18-ESBL-02 includes the following:
- the acs gene encoding acetate--CoA ligase yields the protein MSQIHKHPIPANIADRCLINPEQYLAKYHQSVTNPDAFWGEEGKILDWIRPYTKVKNTSFAPGNVSIKWYEDGTLNLAANCLDRHLATRGDQTAIIWEGDDASQSKHISYRELHRDVCRFANTLLSLGVKKGDVVAIYMPMVPEAAVAMLACARIGAIHSVIFGGFSPEAVAGRIIDSSARLVITSDEGVRAGRNVPLKRNVDDALKNPNVKTIENVVVLKRTGGNIDWYEGRDLWWHDLLENASDQHQPEEMNAEDPLFILYTSGSTGKPKGVLHTTGGYLVYAATTFKYVFDYHQGDIYWCTADVGWVTGHSYLLYGPLACGATTLMFEGVPNWPTPARMCQVVDKHKVNILYTAPTAIRALMAEGDKATTGTDRSSLRILGSVGEPINPEAWEWYWKQIGNEKCPVMDTWWQTETGGFMITPLPGAIELKAGSASRPFFGVQPALVDNEGHPQEGATEGNLVITDSWPGQARTLFGDHERFEQTYFSTFKNMYFSGDGARRDEDGYYWITGRVDDVLNVSGHRLGTAEIESALVSHPKIAEAAVVGIPHSIKGQAIYAYVTLNHGEEPTPALYAEVRNWVRKEIGPLATPDVLHWTDSLPKTRSGKIMRRILRKIAAGDTSNLGDTSTLADPGVVDKLLEEKQAITMPS
- the fdhF gene encoding formate dehydrogenase subunit alpha; this translates as MKKVVTVCPYCASGCKINLVVDNGKIVRAEAAQGKTNQGTLCLKGYYGWDFINDTQILTPRLKTPMIRRQRGGKLESVSWDEALNYVADRLSAIKAKYGPDAIQTTGSSRGTGNETNYVMQKFARAVIGTNNVDCCARVUHGPSVAGLHQSVGNGAMSNGINEIDGTDLVFIFGYNPADSHPIVANHVINAKRNGAKIIVCDPRKIETARIADMHIALRNGSNIALLNAMGHVIIEENLYDQAFVANRTEGFEEYRKIVEGYTPESVEDITGVSAQEIRQAARMYASAKSAAILWGMGVTQFYQGVETVRSLTSLAMLTGNLGKPSVGVNPVRGQNNVQGACDMGALPDTYPGYQYVKDPANREKFAKAWGVESLPAHTGYRISELPHRAAHGEVRAAYIMGEDPLQTDAELSAVRKGFEDLELVIVQDIFMTKTAAAADVILPSTSWGEHEGVFTAADRGFQRFFKAVEPKWDLKTDWQIISEIATRMGYPMHYNNTQEIWDELRHLCPDFYGATYEKMGELGFIQWPCRDTSDADQGTTYLFKEKFDTPNGLAQFFTCDWVAPIDKLTEEYPMVLSTVREVGHYSCRSMTGNCAALAALADEPGYAQINTADAARLGIEDEALVWVNSRKGKIITRAAVSDRPNKGAIYMTYQWWIGACNELVTENLSPITKTPEYKYCAVNVEPIADQRAAEQYVIDEYNKLKARLRESAMG
- a CDS encoding tetratricopeptide repeat protein encodes the protein MKRLLALLWLATLSVHAEEPGSQYQQAAEAGDARAQYYLADTWFSSGDLSKAEFWAQKSADAGDADACALLAQIKITNPVSLDYPAARALAEKATHAGSKAGEVILARILINSQAGKTDYPRAINLLQQASMNTENDFAVDAQMLLGLLYANGVGVKEDDEKATDYFKNSSALSRTGYAEYWAGMMFQSGEKGFITPNKQKALQWLNLSCTEGFDTGCEEFDKLSSE
- a CDS encoding MdtP family multidrug efflux transporter outer membrane subunit; this encodes MIRSLSPLLLCSLLASTTVLSGCALIREDASPHQQLAPEQIKLADDIHLASSGWPQAQWWRQFNDPQLAALIDKTLSGSHTLTEARLREEQAQSQAELLEGGSQLQMAALGMINRQRASANGFLGPYALDAPKLGMDGPYYTQATVGLVAGLNLDLWGEHRSAVAAAIGAQNAAVAETAAVELSLSVAVAQLYYSMQASYQMLDLLEQTRDVIDYAVRAHQSKVAQGLEAKVPYHGARAQMLAVDKQIAAAKGQLKETRESLRALVGAGADTRLDIKPTALPQVQTGIPATLSYQLLARRPDLQAMRWYVQASLDRVDAARALFYPSFDIKMFFGLDAIHINDLFKGTSRQINFIPGLRLPLFDGGRLNANLKNTRAASNMMIERYNQSVLNAVRDVAINGTRLQTLNDERMMQAERVDATRYTQSAAEAAFGRGLGSRLQATEARLPVLAEQMSLLIIDTQRVIQSIQLIKSLGGGYQAAPGE
- the gltP gene encoding glutamate/aspartate:proton symporter GltP, with amino-acid sequence MKKTRVSLAWQILIALVLGIILGSYLHYHSDSRDWLVMNLLSPAGDIFIHLIKMIVVPIVISTLIVGIAGVGDAKQLGRIGAKTIIYFEVITTIAIIIGITMANVFQPGAGIDMSQLATVDISKYQSTTAEVQSHAHGLMGTILSLVPTNIIASMAKGDMLPIIFFSVLFGLGLSSLPATHREPLVTVFRSISETMFKVTHMVMRYAPVGVFALIAVTVANFGFASLWPLAKLVLLVHFAILFFALVVLGIVARICGLKIWILIRILKDELILAYSTASSESVLPRIIEKMEAYGAPASITSFVVPTGYSFNLDGSTLYQSIAAIFIAQLYGIDLSIWQEIVLVLTLMVTSKGIAGVPGVSFVVLLATLGSVGIPLEGLAFIAGVDRILDMARTALNVVGNALAVLVIAKWEHKFDRKKALAYEREMLGKFDKTADQ